A window of Onychostoma macrolepis isolate SWU-2019 chromosome 24, ASM1243209v1, whole genome shotgun sequence genomic DNA:
TGTTCTCACTGTAATTCACTTCAGCTGTCAGATTTGTGTTTCACCctgttaaaaaaatacacatgagCTGTATTGATATAACACATGTGAACTGAATTACATGAGTTAACtgcattttaaagtttcttcaccaggattattatttaaaatatttttcctgttattatttttcatcATAACTCCACCTTACATTCATTTCCTTGTTGTAAACATTTGCTTCATTGGTACATTTTAACTGGACTTacctttaaaatatctttaatatGTCTGGCTTCATCAGTTGAATAACTATGGGTTGTCCACTGAATTTTATCCTGttaacatttagtttttaaGTGCCTTACCTGAAAGTGTGAAGACTGCATCTAAACTCTGGAAGCAATAACATGCAATAATTGTGTATTGCAAAACTAGTAATTTGACTACTTACCGCAATCAAATAACAGATGTTGTTATTGGCATCTTTTCATGCCATAGTTGTTTTACATTAccttttatacattatataacttGCATTATACGTTATATAACTTGCATTATGCTGTacatttgcattgcattatttATCTAATTGTATATAATTCTATATATTTCATTGCTTTCCTATAATATGTTACATATTCCACATATTTCATGTAgtgcataatgcattttgtaatGCAGAAAGGGTTAATTCCACATGATTATATTGCAGTGATATAGTGCACCATATGTCATGACCAGTTGCAATAAGTGTGCCCCAAACTATATTACTAAAGGtgtattgttttgttaaaatattgatATAATTGAGGAAAATATGAGGTAAAAGAGACCGTAAAAAGGTGGGGTGCTGAAGACGAGATAATATTAATGtggacaaaaagaaaaatgtacaaaCCTTCTAATTTTTCTTCCTGATATCTGCAAATTGACCAAAATGCAATATATGTGTTACATATAAACAGTGCAAACACCTGTCGGCATGCAGCTGTGTGGTATTAATTCTCAATTTAACACTGAAACAGATTGTGATACTGTAAGTCTGATACCCTGTGAAATGTTCACAAATGTGCACTGATAATGCAAGCAAACCCATCAATCATCTCTCGCTTTGTTCTTCTGAAGTTTTATGACCTTCTGTTGGCCAATCACCTTCTGTTCAAGAGAGGTGGGTGGTTGATAAAAGCAGAAACATCAGAGCAGTACGATTCAGAAAAGGACTGCATCCACTGGCTGATCTAAAAAACACATTGCAGCTGTAGCAGCCACACTTTCGGGGATTTTATCCAGCCTGCAAACTTGGAAACAGTCACTGAAGGTAAGCTCGTTCCCTGTTTTTTAAAATCTGCTGCTATCATTAGGCGCTCATTTTTATTCTAATTGCAAGGTGAGTCACTGGACCTTTATGCAAAGGAGGGTTACATAATAGTGCAATTGAATCGACACTGCTGCAGAAGATTGTGCCAAATGCAGAAAGAACACAGTGACATTTTGTGCAGCAAAGAAGACCCTGAAAAACATTACAGCTTTTGAGTGGTGGAAAAACAACATCAGCTTAAGAATTGCCCATTACAGCCGAAGGAAGACTGCTAACAGCCCTCACTGGGGTAATTAAATACAGCATATTGGTTTATCTGTTTCTCATCTTAGTCAAGGAATGCCGAGGAAAAACAAGCAGGAAGCTGTGAGGAAGGGAGAGGTGTTGGCTCACACCATACTTGTATCTTTATTACTATAATTTGGTTCAGATTTTCTGTGCAAAGGACGCACCGATTCCAAGGGGGAGGCGCTCTAGAAATGATAACCTATGCTTACAAGAGCAACTAGATAGGAAAGTTTGAATAACTACATTGGCATTACTAAGTCTGAGAATTTACAATAGGTTGAAGttaaggatagatagatagatagatagatagatagatagatagatagatagatagatagtagaTAGATTAGCATGCATTTCTATGTTGATCTGGGCTGGTTATTGCTGGTTTGGTGTTTGAGTAACAGTTAAAAACAACTGATGATGAACCAGCGTGGCTGGTGGAGTGGTTTAAGGTTGCTGGTTAAGGTAGCTAGAAAGCTTGATGGGGACCAACACACAAGTTTGTTAAAATTAGTATAATAAACCTGTAACTAAAGTGATCTGACATGGCTTGTTCATTTTGCAGGAGCCAAGATGTGGTTCTCCTGGATGCTGCTTCTGGCTTCTCTAGCTCTGTCCACAGCTTCGTCAAGAAGTCGTGAGTGGGCTCATCATGGAGCTGCGATGTTTGCCGATCTCACTCCCCAAGAGATGAATGCCGTGAGAGACTACCTCTACTCCTGCAGCGAGCTGGGCCTCACCTCGGCACGAGACAAGTCCCTCAAGAAGAACAGCATCCTCCTTATGGAGCTGCATGTTCCTCGCAAGCACGAGGCGCTGCGTGTGCTGGACAGAGGACAGGCAAAACCTTCACGGCAGGCACGTGTGGTGGTGCAGTTTGGCAACCAAGCAGTGCCAAATGTGACGGAGTACATCGTCGGACCCACATCTTTCCCGAGGTCTTACCAGGTGAAGACGTTCAAGGGCGACCGTCCAATCCGTTTCGAGTCCAGGCCGATCTCCACTGTGGAGTATGAGCATCTCAGTAAGGTTTTGGAGAAGGTAGGCGCTAAAGCAAACAAGATTCTGCAAGAGAGCACCGGGTTTACTTACGGCAACTGCACTAATCGTTGCTTGACCTTCTCGGACATTGCTCCTCGTGGGTTGGCGCCAGGAGAGAGGAGGACGTGGATCATGCTGCAGAAGTTTGTGGAAGGCTACTTCATCCACCCGGTGGGCTTTGAGGTCCTCGTTAACCACAAAGATTTGGATCACGAAAAGTGGACTGTAGAGAAGGTGTGGTACAACGGGCAGTATTTCAACAGCGTGGAGGAACTTGTGGAGAAGTATGAGAAGGGGACGATCGATAAACTCAAGCTGCCGGAGCATGATGAGGAAGATCTTTACTCAACCTACGTTCCTCGTGGACACATGAATTCACCAACGAACATTCATGGAGCAAAGCTTGTTGAACCCCAAGGCCGGAGATTTCAGGTGGATGGGAACTTTGTGGAATATGCTGGATGGTCCTTCGCCTATCGGGTTCGTTCTTCGGCCGGGTTGCAGATCTTTGACCTACGCTTCAATGGGGAGAGAATTGCTTATGAAATCGCACTGCAAGAAGCCATTGCCTTCTACTCCGGAGATTCTCCGGCTGCCATGCAAACCAAATACATTGATGCCGGATGGGCGATGGGCACTTCGGATTTTGAGTTGTCACCTGGGATCGACTGTCCAGAAATTGCTCATTTTGTAGACCTTTATCATTACTATGACTCAGACAAACCTGTGCGTTACAGAAACGCACTTTGCATTTTTGAAATGACCACAGCGCTTCCTCTGAGGAGACACTTCAATAGCAACTTCCATGGAGGCTTCAATTTCTATGGAGGCTTGGAAAACCATGTTCTGGTGATCAGAACTACGTCTACGGTGTACAACTACGACTACATCTGGGACTTTGTCTTCTACCAGAATGGCGTAATGGAGTCTAGAGTGAGTGCGACTGGGTACATCCATGCAACGTTCTTCACTGAAAATGGATTGAACTATGGAACCAAGGTTTACAACTATGTTCTTGGCAACTTGCACACCCATCTAATTCATTACAAAGTGGACCTTGACATTGCAGGTAGGTTTAGCTCTTGCTTTGTTATCGGTGTATGATCTGATATCAAATAACAATCTATTTTGTGATCTCTGTGCACAAATTACAACAGCATAGGTGGCAAATATAAGCCAACTGCATGACTTGTTTCACTGAATAGAGATAATTCTACACTTTCGTTTTGTACAGGGAGGGACAACAGCTTTGAAAGCATTGATCTGAAATATGTTAACTTCACCAACCCCTGGAGCCCAGAACACACCGTTGTGCAATCAAAACTGCACAGGACTCAGCATGAAACTGAACGTAGTGCTGCCTTCCGCTTTGGCAAGAAGTTTCCTAAATACTTACACTTCTACAATCCCAATCAAAACAACAAGTGGGGGCATAAGAAAGGCTATCGGATCCAGTATAACTCGCACGCTAACAGCGTTTTGCCCCGGGGCTGGAGGGAGGAAAATGGTATTCCGTGGTCAAGGTGGGCCTTAGTAATTAATATTAAGGGAATAgcacatttgtctttttttcactctatttttgagcaaatatttgtgattttgttgATTGCAGATACCCGTTGGCTGTAACCAGACATAAGGACAATGAGGCCACCAGCTCTAGCATCTATACTCAGAATGACCCTTGGGAGCCTGTTGTTTCCTTTGAAGAATTCATTCGCAACAATGAAAACATTGTTAACCAGGTACACAGATGACTGATAGAAACTTGAAGAATTATTTGAGTTTGGTCTCCAAGTCCAAATGGACCATGTGCAGTGCAAACGGGTTCTCTTGGACACTAAAAAGTAGACACACAACCAACATATTCAGCATTTAAACAGGTGTATTGATATAATCTGATGACAAAAAAAGCTATTATTAATTATCAATCAAAATATCTGAACAGCAACTACTGTATCTGAATAGTACAATAACTATACACAATTTGCTTTACCAGCGTTGCCAGAGTATCATACATTTAATCAGATTAACTAATACCTAAAATGTACTTAatagatataaaataaagaaagaaagaaactatTTAAATCAGtgtcaataaataataaataatagtcaATAATTAAAGATAAACACTTTCAGTTCACTCATAGcaattattttagtataaatacactacttatTATTAGTAGgcatattattttcaattagttttctttttttttttttttttttttaaatatgtctagtTTTTTATTgcttattatttcagtcttaGTTTAAATTACCTTGACAAATaacagaatatatattttatttttcagttaatggAAATGGGTAAATTACTAGatgaacaaatatatatatatatatatatatatatataaatctaaaaatactCAATTGACAATTATATGTTTCTTGTCAGGATTTGGTTGCCTGGGTGACGGTGGGATTCTTACACATTCCTCATTCTGAAGACATTCCCAACACAGCGACTCCAGGAAACGCAGTGGGATTCTTCCTGCGTCCCTTCAACTTTTTCGACGAGGACCCCTCGCTCGCGTCCCGCAGCACGATCATTGTGAGACCAGATGAGAAGGGCCAGCCGAAGGTTCAGAGATGGACTCCAGAGGTCGTAGGTCACTGTGTCTCAGACAAGCCTTTCTTCTACAATGGCACTTACGCTGGAGTCTAGACAGAGACTGAGCCCGTTTCGTGTTATGTTAGTGTTTTTGTGATGTATATACAATTatcaaaatctgaaatctgtGACAATAAATTCTGATGGTGTCAAATATTTACAGCCATAAAAAAATGGAGTGCACTTTTTACATCACACAGGGAGCTGAACAAATAAACCTCAAATGCTTTAAATGTAGAACATATAAAAACCTCATAAGCTTCTTTCATTTTTCACAAGCTAAATATGGTAAAGATCAGTATGGCAATAAGAATGTTTGAATATAAATCtcacaaataaatgttgttgtcatatttcaatccaaaaataaataaaaaaattacaaaattatattaaaatgcaggATTTTAaggctattttgtacatttatgttgttatattattatcatGACCGTTTAGTAAaaattctcttcttttttttaatgagcatAAATTAAATTCTGTAAGACAAATCTGACCATATGACGTATACTTACAACTGTATTTTAcaattgtgtgtatatatatatatatatatatatatatatatatatttttttttttttttttttttcttcacaataaTGCAGTAGGCAACTAAGAATTGGAAGATGGGGTAAATCTGcttgtaatgaaaataatgtcaaaatgcaaaaaaaaaaaaaaaaaggcttaacatttccttaaaataagcttaattttccttatgcaaaatataatttattttttcattcaaataGTGTTAATAGTTTGAATGGAATTCACCTGCTtaagtgtttttgaaaataaacgtGTAATAATTTCATGCTTGTGTATAATTTCATGCACTGTGAGTAGTGTTTATGTCAGTTGTCATGGTAACCGTGAGCAGTGGGATGGAGTGAGGACCCTTGAGATCCGTAAGTGAGTGGATGTAACCATGGACGGGGCTTATCAGCGGAGAACATCCAGGATGCAGGAGGCTGTATCCGTGAGCTCACTGATCCCGGCGGTGCTGTATGAGCTGAGTGTGAGCGGGAAACAGGGGCTCCTTACGCAAACACATCCATTCTAGGATCTCTCTGCAAACAGACCAtaattcacctgcagtgtctcccATGGAAACCAGCAAGAGACGGGTGaatcttaattatttattttgcctttattaacaagtcacttatttttatttacaaaaccaGCCAGCAAtggaaatgtttgtttttgaaggtgggatatatatatataaaatagatagatagatggacagacagacagacagatagatagatagatagatagatagatagatagatagatagatagatagatagatagatagatagatagatagatagatagatagatagatagatagatagatagatagatagatagatactgtgCATACTACTTAAAAATCATTCAGCAGTTGAAGCATGTGTGACTGTTGGTGACCAGTAAGACATTCTCTTCTCTCTGTTTGTTCAGGTTTTACAGGGTATGTTAAAGTTGTCTGTACTGAGGATGGAGCAGCACAGCGATCGAGTGGTAAAGCCGCCTTATATAGGGCTTCCATTCCTAAAACTCACCATGGCAACAACAACAGATGTGTCACATTACAACTGAATCCTTACAAAACAAATTTTgtttcacacacactcaaaatTTACCACAATAATAGTGTTCAGGCCCACAAACGTGTGTTCATTTAGGTTCCTAAAATCACTGTATGATGCATAATTTTTAGATATCAGTTATAAATCT
This region includes:
- the aoc1 gene encoding amiloride-sensitive amine oxidase [copper-containing], which gives rise to MWFSWMLLLASLALSTASSRSREWAHHGAAMFADLTPQEMNAVRDYLYSCSELGLTSARDKSLKKNSILLMELHVPRKHEALRVLDRGQAKPSRQARVVVQFGNQAVPNVTEYIVGPTSFPRSYQVKTFKGDRPIRFESRPISTVEYEHLSKVLEKVGAKANKILQESTGFTYGNCTNRCLTFSDIAPRGLAPGERRTWIMLQKFVEGYFIHPVGFEVLVNHKDLDHEKWTVEKVWYNGQYFNSVEELVEKYEKGTIDKLKLPEHDEEDLYSTYVPRGHMNSPTNIHGAKLVEPQGRRFQVDGNFVEYAGWSFAYRVRSSAGLQIFDLRFNGERIAYEIALQEAIAFYSGDSPAAMQTKYIDAGWAMGTSDFELSPGIDCPEIAHFVDLYHYYDSDKPVRYRNALCIFEMTTALPLRRHFNSNFHGGFNFYGGLENHVLVIRTTSTVYNYDYIWDFVFYQNGVMESRVSATGYIHATFFTENGLNYGTKVYNYVLGNLHTHLIHYKVDLDIAGRDNSFESIDLKYVNFTNPWSPEHTVVQSKLHRTQHETERSAAFRFGKKFPKYLHFYNPNQNNKWGHKKGYRIQYNSHANSVLPRGWREENGIPWSRYPLAVTRHKDNEATSSSIYTQNDPWEPVVSFEEFIRNNENIVNQDLVAWVTVGFLHIPHSEDIPNTATPGNAVGFFLRPFNFFDEDPSLASRSTIIVRPDEKGQPKVQRWTPEVVGHCVSDKPFFYNGTYAGV